One segment of Coffea arabica cultivar ET-39 chromosome 7c, Coffea Arabica ET-39 HiFi, whole genome shotgun sequence DNA contains the following:
- the LOC113698560 gene encoding uncharacterized protein isoform X1 produces MDLKLVKNSLEKQNEEDDKENGNQSTLESLPHRFFEPFIMQGIKLDILEPGRLICSITVPPRLVSKDENSMHYGAIATLVDLVGASVVYTMGASASGVSVEINVSYYDTAYVGEEIDIDAKALLVGKVIGIVNVELRKKKTGKLIARGRHTMYMAVPSKL; encoded by the exons ATGGATTTGAAGTTAGTAAAGAATTCCCTCGAAAAACAAAACGAAGAAGATGATAAGGAAAATGGTAATCAGTCAACGCTTGAATCCTTGCCTCACAGATTCTTCGAGCCCTTCATCATGCAAGGAATCAAGTTGGACATTCTTGAACCTGGTCGCCTTATTTGCTCTATCACTGTTCCTCCTCGTCTTGTG AGCAAAGATGAAAATTCAATGCATTATGGAGCCATAGCAACCCTGGTTGATTTGGTGGGAGCTTCTGTTGTTTATACAATGGGAGCTTCGGCAAGTGGGGTATCAGTGGAGATCAACGTTTCTTACTACGACACTGCTTATGTTGGt GAAGAAATTGACATAGATGCTAAAGCATTACTAGTTGGAAAGGTAATTGGTATTGTTAATGTCGAGTTGAGGAAGAAAAAGACCGGCAAACTAATAGCTCGAGGACGACATACAATGTACATGGCTGTGCCCAGTAAACTATGA
- the LOC113698560 gene encoding uncharacterized protein isoform X2: protein MDLKLVKNSLEKQNEEDDKENGNQSTLESLPHRFFEPFIMQGIKLDILEPGRLICSITVPPRLVSKDENSMHYGAIATLVDLVGASVVYTMGASASGVSVEINVSYYDTAYVGEKERREKGIFRPTYHYW, encoded by the exons ATGGATTTGAAGTTAGTAAAGAATTCCCTCGAAAAACAAAACGAAGAAGATGATAAGGAAAATGGTAATCAGTCAACGCTTGAATCCTTGCCTCACAGATTCTTCGAGCCCTTCATCATGCAAGGAATCAAGTTGGACATTCTTGAACCTGGTCGCCTTATTTGCTCTATCACTGTTCCTCCTCGTCTTGTG AGCAAAGATGAAAATTCAATGCATTATGGAGCCATAGCAACCCTGGTTGATTTGGTGGGAGCTTCTGTTGTTTATACAATGGGAGCTTCGGCAAGTGGGGTATCAGTGGAGATCAACGTTTCTTACTACGACACTGCTTATGTTGGt GAGAAGGAAAGGCGGGAGAAAGGGATTTTTAGACCAACTTATCATTACTGGTGA